From one Eriocheir sinensis breed Jianghai 21 chromosome 60, ASM2467909v1, whole genome shotgun sequence genomic stretch:
- the LOC126985977 gene encoding uncharacterized protein LOC126985977 isoform X15: MPSHYHSDYSFGSSGGGGGGGGGYRGSTSRMGATVDYGHHSMGGARGTGYSSGSSISASRYRDGGGGGGGGGGGMYGSGGGGGGGGDYGMSRGDRSGGGGGGGAGSGGGAGGLMPYPSSSYSGSLGRPGSPSLPSGGQGYSSSSSRPSYDAPPISRSTYGENTFSSRSSFDGGMSRSSYSAPSRSSYDKSSSSRSNYDSAPRPSYESSAPRPGYGGGASRPDYDSGGPARSRFDESAGPRGNYEEGAMSRPSYDDRPAPSYEGGAMSRSHFDTPEIPAHSGYNDGPPARPSYGGSRDPDPGYGGGFQDSNFGNGPGYGASSGGADYRDSMRDEPGYRGSSRGHDSSGGGSGMPYNRGHGLMGAWEDNAGPQIPPAAPAPPRDSHHSMPAPRGPGGGGGMMDRAPERDRGMDSLPPQRGSTDIIGAVNQLTQMANPESEIALNILNAVLRKPQPERRSRWDDEPAPKMRRSDWAGARDSHHGEAMRPPPQPRKFPPSDRHHARQTWEGQGSQQVWANRPVSLIAHEQYSRKVLKPRRGKARPETSREATRGPAKDQRRPRSDSETAATTPGTAQGHKGAASDPTQSASGEEMAVATVDSHIPPGIPARLYVPNDVLLCHMCDINKFGSVGTYLRHLELPEHYEASRAFHAVGAAVMELLLIEAKLASLRAGEPGYSQYHKCRRCQVFANLKEHNNSLEHLLVSHFMKVRCCKRPFATRAELEEHKLSLHHYRFVQKHGVAEPVLTKDEEAEKQRKEDEALQVLEEVHRKQVNKEEPPLTSATLPPFDPEKPVGLHLIHRRSFYKCAVCPENKLKLTNEMLVKTHFHSVTHHNNLNSYAREVFEAKRKLKEEKKALEEKKKEEEKKTTKAIEGKEEKDEKKVKTEEEKTKEEKDDAVKKEVKEEEEEEEMEHDGLPDDDVSMMELEAGEGEEQEEEEEDEGEEQEHQEGEKEEEEEEEEQEQQEEEEEKKADDVVEVPNGKDEGDRGAKVNGGVPAVKTSPAKTPAPPTAIKKPTPVSAKPTTPQAVPKPITQSTPKSTPQGILKPTTPQTAVGAKTTPQPSPAAKGGPQAAKTTPQTKPATPQSPGVKTPAQATAKALTPQSPQATKPATPQSPQVSKAATPMPPGVKGILRASPATRSTPQSPAATKTTPQSPAAAKVTPQSPAAAKVTPQSPAAAKTAPQPPPAAKTTPQSPPAAKTTPQAPAVTKTTPQAPAVTKTTPQAPAVTKTTPQAPAVTKTTPQAPAVTKTTPQAPAVTKTTPQAPAVTKPTPQAPAATKPTPQAPAATKPTPQAPAATKPTPQAPTPATKTPTSTPAATPTPVKATPTPSAIPAKSTPTTRGTAIRGTPRGRGRARGRGRGGNK, encoded by the exons ATGCCGAGCCACTACCATTCAGACTACAGCTTCGGCTcttcaggaggagggggaggaggaggaggaggatacag GGGCAGCACCTCCAGAATGGGGGCCACGGTTGACTATGGCCACCACAGCATGGGAGGGGCTCGGGGCACTGGGTACTCCTCAGGGTCATCCATCTCTGCCTCAAG GTACCGTGATGGCGGCgggggaggtggcggtggcggcggtggcatgtacggcagtggtggaggtggcggaggaggcggTGACTATGGCATGAGCAGGGGTgaccgcagtggtggtggtggtggtggcggtgctggaagtggaggtggtgctggAGGCCTCATGCCGTATCCATCCTCATCCTACTCTGGCTCTCTGGGACGGCCGGGCAGCCCCAGCCTCCCCTCAGGCGGCCAGGGCTACTCCAGCTCATCGTCACGGCCGAGTTACGACGCACCGCCCATCTCTCGCTCCACGTACGGCGAAAACACCTTCTCCTCGCGCTCCTCCTTCGACGGTGGTATGTCACGCTCGTCGTACAGCGCCCCGTCACGATCCAGCTATGACAAGAGTTCATCGTCGCGGTCAAACTATGATTCTGCCCCCAGGCCAAGCTACGAAAGCTCTGCTCCTCGCCCTGGCTACGGCGGGGGTGCCTCTCGCCCTGACTACGACTCTGGGGGTCCCGCACGCTCCCGCTTCGATGAGAGTGCCGGGCCACGCGGGAACTACGAAGAAGGTGCCATGTCGCGGCCCAGCTATGATGACAGGCCTGCCCCAAGCTACGAAGGTGGTGCCATGTCTCGCTCACACTTCGACACACCCGAGATCCCTGCCCACTCCGGCTACAATGACGGCCCACCCGCCCGCCCCAGCTACGGCGGCTCTCGCGACCCTGATCCTGGCTATGGGGGCGGCTTCCAGGACTCAAACTTTGGCAACGGGCCGGGCTATGGTGCGTCATCCGGGGGCGCTGACTACAGGGACAGCATGAGGGATGAACCAGGCTACAGGGGCTCTAGCAGGGGCCATGACAGCTCTGGAGGTGGCTCTGGCATGCCCTATAAcag GGGCCACGGGTTAATGGGTGCTTGGGAGGACAATGCAGGGCCACAGATTCCCCCGGCGGCCCCAGCTCCACCCAGGGACAGCCACCACTCCATGCCAGCCCCCAGAGGTCCCGGCGGGGGTGGCGGCATGATGGACCGAGCACCAGAGAGGGACAGGGGCATGGACAGCCTTCCGCCACAACGTGGATCAACGGACATCATTGGGGCGGTGAACCAGCTGACGCAGATGGCCAACCCAGAGTCTGAGATTGCTCTGAATATCCTGAACGCTGTGCTGAGGAAG CCCCAGCCTGAGCGCCGATCCAGGTGGGATGACGAGCCAGCCCCTAAGATGAGGCGCAGTGACTGG GCTGGGGCCCGAGACTCTCACCACGGCGAAGCCATGcgtccgccgccacagccacgcaAGTTCCCCCCGTCGGACCGCCACCACGCCCGGCAGACCTGGGAGGGCCAGGGCTCCCAGCAGGTCTGGGCCAACCGCCCGGTGTCCCTCATTGCCCACGAACAGTACAGTCGGAAGGTTCTCAAGCCCAGGCGCGGCAAGGCCCGGCCAGAGACCAGCCGGGAGGCCACCCGGGGCCCCGCCAAGGACCAGCGCAGACCACGCAGCGACTCAGAGACAGCGGCCACCACGCCAGGGACGGCACAGGGCCACAAGGGGGCCGCCTCAGACCCCACCCAGAG TGCGTCGGGCGAGGAGATGGCCGTCGCTACGGTTGATTCCCACATCCCACCAGGCATCCCCGCG CGTCTGTATGTGCCCAACGATGTGCTTCTCTGCCACATGTGCGATATCAACAAATTCGGCAGCGTTGGG ACATACCTCCGCCACCTGGAGCTGCCCGAGCACTACGAGGCATCGCGTGCCTTCCATGCCGTGGGTGCCGCCGTCATGGAGCTGCTGCTCATCGAGGCAAAG CTGGCCTCCCTGCGTGCCGGCGAGCCTGGCTACTCCCAGTACCACAAGTGCCGTCGGTGCCAGGTGTTCGCCAACCTGAAGGAGCACAACAACAGTCTGGAGCACCTGCTGGTCTCACACTTCATGAAGGTGCGCTGCTGCAAGCGTCCCTTTGCCACGCGCGCCGAGCTGGAGGAGCACAAGCTGTCCCTCCACCACTACCGCTTTGTGCAGAAACACGGCGTGGCAGAGCCGGTGCTGACcaaggacgaggaggcggagaagCAGCGCAAGGAGGATGAGGCGCTGCAGGTGCTGGAGGAGGTGCACCGCAAGCAGGTCAACAAGGAGGAGCCGCCACTAACATCCGCCACCCTGCCGCCCTTTGACCCTGAGAAGCCtgtcg GCCTGCACCTCATCCACCGTCGGTCGTTCTACAAGTGTGCCGTGTGCCCTGAGAACAAGCTGAAGCTGACCAACGAGATGCTTGTCAAGACACACTTCCACTCCGTCACCCACCACAACAACCTCAACTCCTATGCTCGGGAGGTCTTT GAGGCTAAGAGgaagctgaaggaggagaagaaagccctggaggagaagaagaaggaggaggaaaagaagacgaccAAGgccatagaagggaaggaggagaaggacgagaagaaggtgaagacagaagaggaaaagacaaaggaggaaaag GATGATGCTGTGAAGAaggaagttaaggaggaggaggaggaggaggagatggagcatGATGGACTCCCAGATGATGACGTTTCGATGATGGAGTTGGAAGCTGGTGAAGgcgaggagcaagaagaggaagaggaggatgaaggagaggagcaggaacaccaggaaggagagaaggaggaggaggaggaggaggaagaacaagagcagcaggaggaggaggaggagaagaaagcagaTGATGTGGTGGAAGTTCCCAATGGAAAGGACGAGGGTGACAG GGGGGCCAAGGTGAACGGAGGAGTGCCAGCCGTCAAGACATCACCCGCCAAGACTCCAGCACCTCCAACAGCCATCAAGAAACCTACTCCAGTCTCTGCCAAACCCACTACTCCTCAAGCTGTCCCTAAACCCATCACACAAAGCACTCCCAAGTCCACTCCTCAAGGCATCCTCAAACCCACCACTCCCCAGACTGCCGTAGGAGCCAAGACCACACCCCAACCATCGCCTGCAGCTAAGGGTGGTCCACAAGCTGCCAAAACCACCCCACAAACCAAGCCTGCCACGCCGCAATCTCCCGGAGTCAAGACCCCGGCTCAAGCCACTGCCAAGGCCCTCACACCACAGTCACCGCAAGCCACGAAACCCgccacaccacagtcaccacaAGTCTCGAAAGCGGCCACACCGATGCCCCCAGGTGTGAAGGGGATACTGAGGGCCTCACCAGCGACCAGGAGCACTCCACAATCCCCTGCAGCTACCAAGACTACACCACAATCCCCTGCAGCTGCCAAG GTAACTCCACAATCCCCTGCAGCTGCCAAGGTAACTCCACAATCCCCTGCAGCTGCCAAG ACAGCTCCACAACCCCCTCCAGCTGCCAAGACAACTCCACAATCCCCTCCAGCTGCCAAGACAACTCCACAAGCACCAGCAGTGACCAAGACAACTCCACAAGCACCAGCAGTGACCAAGACAACTCCACAAGCGCCAGCAGTGACCAAGACCACTCCACAAGCCCCAGCAGTGACCAAGACCACTCCACAAGCACCAGCAGTGACCAAGACCACTCCACAAGCCCCAGCAGTGACCAAGACCACTCCACAAGCCCCAGCTGTGACCAAACCCACTCCACAAGCCCCAGCAGCGACCAAACCCACTCCACAAGCCCCAGCAGCGACCAAACCCACTCCACAAGCCCCAGCAGCGACAAAACCCACTCCACAAGCACCCACACCAGCTACAAAGACCCCGACATCAACCCCAgcagccacacccacacccgtCAAGGCTACACCCACTCCCTCGGCCATCCCTGCCAAGTCCACGCCCACGACCAGAGGCACAGCGATCCGAGGCACACCCCGCGGCAGAGGCAGGGCTCGTGGGCGCGGCCGTGGcggaaataaataa
- the LOC126985977 gene encoding uncharacterized protein LOC126985977 isoform X23: MPSHYHSDYSFGSSGGGGGGGGGYRGSTSRMGATVDYGHHSMGGARGTGYSSGSSISASRYRDGGGGGGGGGGGMYGSGGGGGGGGDYGMSRGDRSGGGGGGGAGSGGGAGGLMPYPSSSYSGSLGRPGSPSLPSGGQGYSSSSSRPSYDAPPISRSTYGENTFSSRSSFDGGMSRSSYSAPSRSSYDKSSSSRSNYDSAPRPSYESSAPRPGYGGGASRPDYDSGGPARSRFDESAGPRGNYEEGAMSRPSYDDRPAPSYEGGAMSRSHFDTPEIPAHSGYNDGPPARPSYGGSRDPDPGYGGGFQDSNFGNGPGYGASSGGADYRDSMRDEPGYRGSSRGHDSSGGGSGMPYNRGHGLMGAWEDNAGPQIPPAAPAPPRDSHHSMPAPRGPGGGGGMMDRAPERDRGMDSLPPQRGSTDIIGAVNQLTQMANPESEIALNILNAVLRKPQPERRSRWDDEPAPKMRRSDWAGARDSHHGEAMRPPPQPRKFPPSDRHHARQTWEGQGSQQVWANRPVSLIAHEQYSRKVLKPRRGKARPETSREATRGPAKDQRRPRSDSETAATTPGTAQGHKGAASDPTQSASGEEMAVATVDSHIPPGIPARLYVPNDVLLCHMCDINKFGSVGTYLRHLELPEHYEASRAFHAVGAAVMELLLIEAKLASLRAGEPGYSQYHKCRRCQVFANLKEHNNSLEHLLVSHFMKVRCCKRPFATRAELEEHKLSLHHYRFVQKHGVAEPVLTKDEEAEKQRKEDEALQVLEEVHRKQVNKEEPPLTSATLPPFDPEKPVGLHLIHRRSFYKCAVCPENKLKLTNEMLVKTHFHSVTHHNNLNSYAREVFEAKRKLKEEKKALEEKKKEEEKKTTKAIEGKEEKDEKKVKTEEEKTKEEKDDAVKKEVKEEEEEEEMEHDGLPDDDVSMMELEAGEGEEQEEEEEDEGEEQEHQEGEKEEEEEEEEQEQQEEEEEKKADDVVEVPNGKDEGDRGAKVNGGVPAVKTSPAKTPAPPTAIKKPTPVSAKPTTPQAVPKPITQSTPKSTPQGILKPTTPQTAVGAKTTPQPSPAAKGGPQAAKTTPQTKPATPQSPGVKTPAQATAKALTPQSPQATKPATPQSPQVSKAATPMPPGVKGILRASPATRSTPQSPAATKTTPQSPAAAKVTPQSPAAAKVTPQSPAAAKTTPQSPPAAKTTPQAPAVTKTTPQAPAVTKTTPQAPAVTKTTPQAPAVTKTTPQAPAVTKTTPQAPAVTKTTPQAPAVTKPTPQAPAATKPTPQAPAATKPTPQAPAATKPTPQAPTPATKTPTSTPAATPTPVKATPTPSAIPAKSTPTTRGTAIRGTPRGRGRARGRGRGGNK, encoded by the exons ATGCCGAGCCACTACCATTCAGACTACAGCTTCGGCTcttcaggaggagggggaggaggaggaggaggatacag GGGCAGCACCTCCAGAATGGGGGCCACGGTTGACTATGGCCACCACAGCATGGGAGGGGCTCGGGGCACTGGGTACTCCTCAGGGTCATCCATCTCTGCCTCAAG GTACCGTGATGGCGGCgggggaggtggcggtggcggcggtggcatgtacggcagtggtggaggtggcggaggaggcggTGACTATGGCATGAGCAGGGGTgaccgcagtggtggtggtggtggtggcggtgctggaagtggaggtggtgctggAGGCCTCATGCCGTATCCATCCTCATCCTACTCTGGCTCTCTGGGACGGCCGGGCAGCCCCAGCCTCCCCTCAGGCGGCCAGGGCTACTCCAGCTCATCGTCACGGCCGAGTTACGACGCACCGCCCATCTCTCGCTCCACGTACGGCGAAAACACCTTCTCCTCGCGCTCCTCCTTCGACGGTGGTATGTCACGCTCGTCGTACAGCGCCCCGTCACGATCCAGCTATGACAAGAGTTCATCGTCGCGGTCAAACTATGATTCTGCCCCCAGGCCAAGCTACGAAAGCTCTGCTCCTCGCCCTGGCTACGGCGGGGGTGCCTCTCGCCCTGACTACGACTCTGGGGGTCCCGCACGCTCCCGCTTCGATGAGAGTGCCGGGCCACGCGGGAACTACGAAGAAGGTGCCATGTCGCGGCCCAGCTATGATGACAGGCCTGCCCCAAGCTACGAAGGTGGTGCCATGTCTCGCTCACACTTCGACACACCCGAGATCCCTGCCCACTCCGGCTACAATGACGGCCCACCCGCCCGCCCCAGCTACGGCGGCTCTCGCGACCCTGATCCTGGCTATGGGGGCGGCTTCCAGGACTCAAACTTTGGCAACGGGCCGGGCTATGGTGCGTCATCCGGGGGCGCTGACTACAGGGACAGCATGAGGGATGAACCAGGCTACAGGGGCTCTAGCAGGGGCCATGACAGCTCTGGAGGTGGCTCTGGCATGCCCTATAAcag GGGCCACGGGTTAATGGGTGCTTGGGAGGACAATGCAGGGCCACAGATTCCCCCGGCGGCCCCAGCTCCACCCAGGGACAGCCACCACTCCATGCCAGCCCCCAGAGGTCCCGGCGGGGGTGGCGGCATGATGGACCGAGCACCAGAGAGGGACAGGGGCATGGACAGCCTTCCGCCACAACGTGGATCAACGGACATCATTGGGGCGGTGAACCAGCTGACGCAGATGGCCAACCCAGAGTCTGAGATTGCTCTGAATATCCTGAACGCTGTGCTGAGGAAG CCCCAGCCTGAGCGCCGATCCAGGTGGGATGACGAGCCAGCCCCTAAGATGAGGCGCAGTGACTGG GCTGGGGCCCGAGACTCTCACCACGGCGAAGCCATGcgtccgccgccacagccacgcaAGTTCCCCCCGTCGGACCGCCACCACGCCCGGCAGACCTGGGAGGGCCAGGGCTCCCAGCAGGTCTGGGCCAACCGCCCGGTGTCCCTCATTGCCCACGAACAGTACAGTCGGAAGGTTCTCAAGCCCAGGCGCGGCAAGGCCCGGCCAGAGACCAGCCGGGAGGCCACCCGGGGCCCCGCCAAGGACCAGCGCAGACCACGCAGCGACTCAGAGACAGCGGCCACCACGCCAGGGACGGCACAGGGCCACAAGGGGGCCGCCTCAGACCCCACCCAGAG TGCGTCGGGCGAGGAGATGGCCGTCGCTACGGTTGATTCCCACATCCCACCAGGCATCCCCGCG CGTCTGTATGTGCCCAACGATGTGCTTCTCTGCCACATGTGCGATATCAACAAATTCGGCAGCGTTGGG ACATACCTCCGCCACCTGGAGCTGCCCGAGCACTACGAGGCATCGCGTGCCTTCCATGCCGTGGGTGCCGCCGTCATGGAGCTGCTGCTCATCGAGGCAAAG CTGGCCTCCCTGCGTGCCGGCGAGCCTGGCTACTCCCAGTACCACAAGTGCCGTCGGTGCCAGGTGTTCGCCAACCTGAAGGAGCACAACAACAGTCTGGAGCACCTGCTGGTCTCACACTTCATGAAGGTGCGCTGCTGCAAGCGTCCCTTTGCCACGCGCGCCGAGCTGGAGGAGCACAAGCTGTCCCTCCACCACTACCGCTTTGTGCAGAAACACGGCGTGGCAGAGCCGGTGCTGACcaaggacgaggaggcggagaagCAGCGCAAGGAGGATGAGGCGCTGCAGGTGCTGGAGGAGGTGCACCGCAAGCAGGTCAACAAGGAGGAGCCGCCACTAACATCCGCCACCCTGCCGCCCTTTGACCCTGAGAAGCCtgtcg GCCTGCACCTCATCCACCGTCGGTCGTTCTACAAGTGTGCCGTGTGCCCTGAGAACAAGCTGAAGCTGACCAACGAGATGCTTGTCAAGACACACTTCCACTCCGTCACCCACCACAACAACCTCAACTCCTATGCTCGGGAGGTCTTT GAGGCTAAGAGgaagctgaaggaggagaagaaagccctggaggagaagaagaaggaggaggaaaagaagacgaccAAGgccatagaagggaaggaggagaaggacgagaagaaggtgaagacagaagaggaaaagacaaaggaggaaaag GATGATGCTGTGAAGAaggaagttaaggaggaggaggaggaggaggagatggagcatGATGGACTCCCAGATGATGACGTTTCGATGATGGAGTTGGAAGCTGGTGAAGgcgaggagcaagaagaggaagaggaggatgaaggagaggagcaggaacaccaggaaggagagaaggaggaggaggaggaggaggaagaacaagagcagcaggaggaggaggaggagaagaaagcagaTGATGTGGTGGAAGTTCCCAATGGAAAGGACGAGGGTGACAG GGGGGCCAAGGTGAACGGAGGAGTGCCAGCCGTCAAGACATCACCCGCCAAGACTCCAGCACCTCCAACAGCCATCAAGAAACCTACTCCAGTCTCTGCCAAACCCACTACTCCTCAAGCTGTCCCTAAACCCATCACACAAAGCACTCCCAAGTCCACTCCTCAAGGCATCCTCAAACCCACCACTCCCCAGACTGCCGTAGGAGCCAAGACCACACCCCAACCATCGCCTGCAGCTAAGGGTGGTCCACAAGCTGCCAAAACCACCCCACAAACCAAGCCTGCCACGCCGCAATCTCCCGGAGTCAAGACCCCGGCTCAAGCCACTGCCAAGGCCCTCACACCACAGTCACCGCAAGCCACGAAACCCgccacaccacagtcaccacaAGTCTCGAAAGCGGCCACACCGATGCCCCCAGGTGTGAAGGGGATACTGAGGGCCTCACCAGCGACCAGGAGCACTCCACAATCCCCTGCAGCTACCAAGACTACACCACAATCCCCTGCAGCTGCCAAG GTAACTCCACAATCCCCTGCAGCTGCCAAGGTAACTCCACAATCCCCTGCAGCTGCCAAG ACAACTCCACAATCCCCTCCAGCTGCCAAGACAACTCCACAAGCACCAGCAGTGACCAAGACAACTCCACAAGCACCAGCAGTGACCAAGACAACTCCACAAGCGCCAGCAGTGACCAAGACCACTCCACAAGCCCCAGCAGTGACCAAGACCACTCCACAAGCACCAGCAGTGACCAAGACCACTCCACAAGCCCCAGCAGTGACCAAGACCACTCCACAAGCCCCAGCTGTGACCAAACCCACTCCACAAGCCCCAGCAGCGACCAAACCCACTCCACAAGCCCCAGCAGCGACCAAACCCACTCCACAAGCCCCAGCAGCGACAAAACCCACTCCACAAGCACCCACACCAGCTACAAAGACCCCGACATCAACCCCAgcagccacacccacacccgtCAAGGCTACACCCACTCCCTCGGCCATCCCTGCCAAGTCCACGCCCACGACCAGAGGCACAGCGATCCGAGGCACACCCCGCGGCAGAGGCAGGGCTCGTGGGCGCGGCCGTGGcggaaataaataa